The Syntrophorhabdales bacterium genome has a window encoding:
- a CDS encoding tetratricopeptide repeat protein: protein MSVILDALKKAQEERKRPVYRDTGNEERRPNRSRTAFYVIVGAVVCAILFVVFLPSLYRMQSPGGPHLARQKEVPPPPPPPVTAAKAVPETPAAKSQEVSRKEEFTKFAAATNRDTVKPDDAGAALSEKKASRKAPAPGIDAIPQESKKQAEARPQELERTTEKGQEAKPAPVQAQESTVVVKRTTNERAVANYNSAVLAAERGNIEEAKKLYVAVLTDEPHNIEALNNLGVMAMSEGNTKEAATYFRRILEYRKDYAKAYNNLGIIALREGDRRMAEEYFRKAIEVAPQGVEPYLNLAALLRAEKRLEEANSVIDAPLRRGFRVDQLYLSAALIKDELGQYDEAAKYYRQYLQVSSPKEDRRRIVERLTFLEQSKSETSH from the coding sequence ATGAGCGTCATCCTTGATGCCCTCAAGAAAGCGCAGGAAGAAAGAAAAAGGCCGGTCTACCGTGACACAGGTAACGAAGAAAGGCGACCGAATAGGTCCAGAACTGCTTTTTATGTGATCGTAGGTGCTGTTGTCTGTGCGATACTTTTTGTCGTATTCCTGCCGAGCCTTTACAGAATGCAGTCCCCCGGAGGACCTCATCTAGCGCGCCAGAAGGAAGTACCTCCGCCCCCTCCTCCACCGGTTACCGCAGCCAAGGCCGTTCCTGAGACTCCGGCTGCAAAATCTCAGGAAGTTTCCCGTAAAGAGGAGTTCACAAAATTTGCTGCCGCGACTAATCGGGACACCGTGAAGCCTGACGATGCAGGGGCAGCGCTGTCGGAAAAGAAGGCATCACGGAAAGCTCCGGCACCGGGCATAGACGCGATTCCGCAAGAGTCAAAGAAACAGGCAGAGGCCAGACCGCAGGAACTTGAGCGAACAACTGAAAAAGGGCAGGAGGCCAAGCCCGCACCCGTGCAGGCTCAGGAGTCGACGGTGGTGGTCAAACGGACCACAAATGAACGTGCCGTCGCCAACTATAATAGCGCTGTTCTCGCTGCGGAGAGGGGAAATATCGAGGAAGCCAAGAAACTCTATGTTGCAGTCCTTACCGATGAACCGCATAACATCGAAGCCTTGAACAACCTGGGTGTTATGGCGATGAGTGAAGGGAATACAAAGGAAGCCGCGACGTACTTCCGCAGAATCCTTGAGTACCGCAAGGATTACGCCAAGGCATACAACAATCTGGGAATTATAGCCTTGCGCGAGGGAGACAGAAGGATGGCCGAGGAATACTTCAGGAAAGCCATCGAAGTAGCCCCCCAGGGAGTGGAGCCCTATCTGAATCTCGCAGCGTTGCTGCGTGCCGAGAAAAGGCTGGAAGAGGCAAACAGTGTTATCGATGCGCCGCTGAGAAGAGGGTTCCGGGTGGATCAACTCTACCTGTCGGCAGCCTTGATCAAGGATGAGCTTGGCCAGTACGACGAAGCCGCAAAGTACTACAGGCAGTATCTTCAGGTCTCGTCGCCGAAAGAAGATAGAAGAAGGATTGTGGAAAGGTTGACATTTCTTGAGCAGAGCAAGTCTGAAACAAGCCATTGA
- a CDS encoding ATPase, T2SS/T4P/T4SS family yields MPTLVKKRLGEILVEARKLKDEELHKALAEQRKHGEKLGNVLIRMGLLSEKEIMETVSKQLGIPIVNLFDANLSEDTVRLVPENIAKNHMVIPFERNFSVLRLAMVDPLDINALDEVARFLRMEVSPCIVTRSEMKWALERHYGIKSLVEETLDIIKEREALSPDDDEEEEEKSPVEVGEDEPVIKFVNSLLAQALADNASDIHIEPSEDIMRIRMRVDGRLREMQAPQKKMLLPIISRIKIMGGMDIAKTRIPQDGRFDITKEVGVRVSTYPTMWGEKAVLRLLDKSAALYGIDKLGLLMEDEERLRKVLGRAYGFVLSTGPTGSGKTTTLYAILNHIHSVEKNIITIEDPVEYTIDYVAQAQVNVKAGLTFESGLRSMLRQDPDIIMVGEIRDKETATIAIHASLTGHVVLSTFHTNDAAGALTRLVEMGIEPFLVASSVSCVMGQRLLRKICEDCKEAYMPPPAVLESIDVHESVPLYRGRGCPVCRNTGFRGRTGVFELLVMDDEIRELVVDKVSTEVLKKKAMEMGMKEMREDAIKKALLGVTTLEEALNTTQLD; encoded by the coding sequence ATGCCGACCTTAGTGAAAAAACGGCTTGGTGAAATCCTTGTCGAAGCCAGGAAGCTAAAAGATGAAGAGCTGCACAAGGCTCTCGCTGAACAGAGAAAACACGGCGAGAAGCTCGGTAATGTGCTTATCAGGATGGGGCTTCTTTCGGAAAAAGAGATCATGGAGACCGTAAGCAAGCAGCTCGGTATTCCCATTGTGAATCTTTTTGATGCAAACCTTTCCGAAGATACGGTCAGGTTAGTTCCTGAGAACATAGCCAAGAACCACATGGTAATTCCCTTTGAGAGAAATTTCAGTGTGCTCCGTCTCGCGATGGTTGACCCGCTGGACATAAACGCCCTGGATGAAGTGGCACGCTTCCTGCGCATGGAAGTCTCGCCCTGTATAGTGACCAGGAGTGAGATGAAATGGGCCCTTGAACGTCATTACGGCATAAAGAGTCTCGTGGAGGAGACTCTTGACATCATCAAAGAGAGGGAAGCTCTTTCGCCGGACGACGATGAGGAGGAAGAGGAAAAATCTCCTGTGGAAGTGGGTGAAGACGAGCCGGTTATAAAATTCGTCAACAGTCTCCTCGCGCAGGCCCTGGCCGACAACGCGAGCGACATCCATATTGAACCCTCTGAAGACATCATGAGAATCCGCATGCGTGTCGACGGCAGACTCCGTGAAATGCAGGCCCCTCAGAAAAAGATGCTCCTCCCGATTATTTCGAGGATCAAGATCATGGGAGGAATGGATATTGCCAAGACAAGGATTCCGCAGGACGGCAGGTTTGACATAACAAAAGAGGTGGGAGTCAGGGTTTCCACGTACCCGACTATGTGGGGAGAAAAGGCGGTGCTGAGGCTTCTTGACAAGAGCGCGGCCCTGTATGGCATCGATAAGCTGGGACTTTTGATGGAGGATGAGGAGAGGCTTAGAAAGGTGCTGGGACGTGCGTATGGTTTTGTGCTCTCCACGGGTCCCACCGGCAGCGGCAAGACGACAACGCTCTACGCGATCCTGAACCACATCCATTCAGTCGAGAAGAATATCATCACCATAGAGGATCCGGTGGAGTACACCATCGATTATGTTGCACAGGCACAGGTCAACGTGAAAGCCGGCCTGACCTTTGAGTCGGGGTTGAGGTCGATGCTTCGCCAGGACCCGGACATCATCATGGTCGGCGAGATCAGGGATAAGGAGACGGCAACCATCGCCATCCACGCATCTCTGACAGGCCATGTCGTTCTTTCAACGTTCCACACAAACGACGCGGCCGGTGCGTTAACGCGCCTCGTTGAAATGGGTATTGAGCCCTTCCTTGTCGCCTCGTCTGTGTCGTGCGTCATGGGGCAGCGTCTGTTACGGAAGATCTGTGAGGACTGCAAGGAAGCCTACATGCCGCCACCGGCAGTACTTGAGAGCATAGACGTGCACGAGAGTGTGCCCCTTTACCGGGGCAGGGGGTGTCCTGTCTGCCGGAACACAGGATTCCGGGGACGCACCGGCGTGTTCGAACTGCTTGTCATGGATGACGAGATCCGCGAATTGGTCGTGGACAAGGTCTCGACAGAGGTGCTTAAGAAGAAGGCCATGGAAATGGGCATGAAGGAAATGCGTGAAGATGCTATTAAGAAGGCGCTTCTC